In Rhinopithecus roxellana isolate Shanxi Qingling chromosome 4, ASM756505v1, whole genome shotgun sequence, a single genomic region encodes these proteins:
- the LOC115896979 gene encoding presequence protease, mitochondrial-like isoform X2: protein MQQDIDEAKLYVFSTVDAPVAPSDKGMDHFLYGLSDEMKQAHREQLFTVSHDKLLAVSDRYLGTGKSTHGLAILGPENPKISQGPILDHQMSSPGAPDCAGAPETIGL, encoded by the exons ATGCAGCAGGACATTGACGAAGCCAAACTTTATGTCTTCTCAACCGTAGATGCTCCTGTCGCTCCTTCAGACAAAG GAATGGACCACTTCTTGTACGGCCTCTCGGATGAGATGAAGCAGGCCCACAGGGAGCAGCTCTTCACCGTCAGCCACGACAAGCTCCTGGCCGTGAGCGATAG GTACCTCGGCACTGGGAAGAGCACGCATGGCCTGGCCATACTCGGACCCGAGAACCCCAAAATCAGCCAAGGACCCATCCTGGATCATCAGATGAGCAGCCCTGGTGCCCCCGACTGTGCAGGAGCCCCTGAGACAATAGGCCTCTAG
- the LOC115896979 gene encoding presequence protease, mitochondrial-like isoform X1 — translation MLACFSGFPRDPNTIETLQSCGKAVYWAKSGKFMQQDIDEAKLYVFSTVDAPVAPSDKGMDHFLYGLSDEMKQAHREQLFTVSHDKLLAVSDRYLGTGKSTHGLAILGPENPKISQGPILDHQMSSPGAPDCAGAPETIGL, via the exons ATGCTTGCCTGTTTCTCTGGGTTTCCTAGGGACCCAAATACAATAGAGACGCTCCAATCTTGTGGGAAGGCTGTTTACTGGGCAAAGTCTGGAAAATTCATGCAGCAGGACATTGACGAAGCCAAACTTTATGTCTTCTCAACCGTAGATGCTCCTGTCGCTCCTTCAGACAAAG GAATGGACCACTTCTTGTACGGCCTCTCGGATGAGATGAAGCAGGCCCACAGGGAGCAGCTCTTCACCGTCAGCCACGACAAGCTCCTGGCCGTGAGCGATAG GTACCTCGGCACTGGGAAGAGCACGCATGGCCTGGCCATACTCGGACCCGAGAACCCCAAAATCAGCCAAGGACCCATCCTGGATCATCAGATGAGCAGCCCTGGTGCCCCCGACTGTGCAGGAGCCCCTGAGACAATAGGCCTCTAG